The Agarilytica rhodophyticola genome has a window encoding:
- a CDS encoding type IV secretory system conjugative DNA transfer family protein — protein sequence MNNANERYGSADLAKAEDLEKAGLLNNNALPMGFTDEAQPRQIGFDADTPILVVGSAGTGKQTTLISYQLLHPEHTVVLDMKGESYAISAMMQAFFKCYGFNPYGLFTDKPWYAPTNFKLNPLDVIEQGSASKYEECMSMAQNLIAKPSGGDGTSQHFYGKAVQILTAILVVLKDNNNHASLVDVYHVVGDIRTEAFEALHYPAMIASPYHAVRQVAEELLTKQSQAPAEFESIMSTVSNALQILGSPALQMALSSPSTITPQEFCASEQVSKLFLMIPAHLVEACAPVIRCIFASLTIAQQRKPTQRIHLLLDEAGQLGNFDAMPRMFSYGRGSKSRVSAYFQNIGQGLQHYGKDGFDTIFSNAQTKLILGVSSKLSAEMISDYLGQTTYEYYPKSKSIERHAKQVKLMHDMLKSGDVLPALPEIQREHELMDLPEAVKRPLITPDELIRMPPDKGLMAFQGLGIHPYVYKKIPYFKNPNVAHKFLPNPYHPPFDKVTLPKGLWGKKTVPIISEPVPNCLSHLPQYSSGMWSYPKGYPPYTPSLWQRLKGKR from the coding sequence ATGAATAATGCGAATGAACGTTACGGTTCTGCCGACCTCGCTAAGGCAGAAGATTTGGAAAAAGCGGGGTTACTTAATAATAACGCCCTGCCAATGGGGTTTACGGATGAAGCCCAACCACGGCAAATCGGGTTTGATGCAGATACCCCCATCCTTGTGGTGGGGAGTGCCGGAACAGGGAAACAGACAACACTAATAAGCTACCAGCTTTTACATCCCGAACATACCGTGGTTTTAGATATGAAAGGTGAGAGCTACGCAATCAGTGCGATGATGCAGGCGTTTTTTAAATGCTACGGGTTTAATCCCTATGGATTGTTTACGGACAAACCTTGGTATGCGCCCACGAATTTTAAACTTAATCCGCTTGATGTCATAGAACAAGGCTCTGCAAGCAAGTATGAAGAGTGCATGTCAATGGCGCAAAATCTTATCGCCAAACCCTCAGGCGGTGACGGTACTTCACAACACTTCTATGGTAAAGCCGTACAGATACTTACAGCTATTTTAGTCGTACTTAAAGATAATAATAATCACGCATCATTGGTGGATGTCTATCACGTAGTCGGCGATATTCGGACAGAGGCATTCGAAGCCTTGCATTATCCCGCCATGATCGCCTCACCTTATCACGCCGTTCGACAAGTCGCAGAAGAGCTTTTAACAAAACAAAGCCAAGCCCCCGCAGAATTTGAAAGCATCATGTCCACGGTTTCTAATGCGCTGCAAATTCTCGGCAGTCCGGCGCTACAAATGGCACTATCCAGTCCCTCAACAATAACCCCTCAAGAATTTTGTGCCTCAGAACAAGTCAGCAAATTATTTTTAATGATCCCTGCACATTTAGTCGAAGCCTGCGCCCCTGTTATTCGTTGTATTTTCGCCTCTCTTACTATTGCTCAACAACGCAAACCGACACAAAGGATTCACCTCTTACTTGATGAGGCCGGGCAATTAGGCAATTTTGACGCCATGCCGCGTATGTTTAGCTACGGTAGAGGAAGCAAATCCAGAGTGAGTGCTTACTTTCAAAATATCGGTCAAGGCTTGCAACACTACGGCAAGGATGGTTTTGATACAATTTTTTCCAACGCACAAACGAAACTGATTTTAGGCGTATCCTCAAAACTTTCTGCCGAAATGATCAGCGATTATTTAGGGCAAACCACCTATGAGTATTACCCTAAAAGTAAATCCATTGAGAGGCACGCTAAACAAGTGAAACTTATGCATGACATGTTAAAAAGCGGAGACGTACTTCCCGCCTTACCTGAGATTCAGCGCGAACATGAATTAATGGACTTACCCGAAGCGGTTAAACGTCCCCTTATCACACCAGACGAACTGATACGGATGCCCCCCGATAAAGGATTAATGGCGTTTCAAGGGTTAGGCATACATCCCTATGTATATAAGAAAATCCCTTATTTTAAGAACCCAAACGTCGCTCATAAGTTTTTGCCTAATCCTTATCATCCACCTTTTGATAAGGTGACGTTACCTAAAGGTTTATGGGGTAAAAAAACCGTTCCTATTATCAGCGAACCAGTTCCCAACTGCCTATCCCATCTCCCGCAATATAGCAGCGGTATGTGGTCATACCCTAAGGGCTATCCACCTTATACACCCAGCCTATGGCAACGACTAAAAGGTAAACGGTGA
- the radC gene encoding RadC family protein, producing the protein MTDDDMINQALNILETRLYKPEQNLSSSRDTKNYLTLKYAEKESESFNVLYLDNKHRLIALKEMFQGTINTAAVYPREIVKATLAFNASAVILSHNHPSGCAEPSGSDRELTQQLSKALKLIDVKVLDHIVVGGMDTYSFAEHGIL; encoded by the coding sequence ATGACAGATGATGACATGATTAACCAAGCCCTGAATATTTTAGAAACCCGGCTATATAAACCGGAACAAAATCTTTCCAGTAGCCGAGATACGAAGAACTATCTCACCCTAAAATATGCCGAAAAAGAAAGTGAGAGTTTTAATGTTTTGTATCTTGATAACAAGCATAGGCTCATCGCATTGAAAGAAATGTTTCAAGGAACGATCAATACCGCCGCTGTGTATCCACGTGAAATTGTAAAAGCCACATTAGCATTTAATGCATCGGCGGTGATTTTATCCCACAATCATCCCTCCGGTTGCGCTGAACCTAGCGGGTCAGATAGAGAACTGACACAACAGCTATCAAAAGCATTAAAGTTAATTGATGTAAAAGTGCTAGATCATATAGTGGTGGGTGGCATGGATACCTATTCTTTTGCCGAGCATGGTATATTATAA
- a CDS encoding nucleoside triphosphate pyrophosphohydrolase family protein, which produces MEVDEYQALAAETMQFDKKESTALSIVMLGLNGEVGGLSTEYKKKLRDGDNYEIFKEKLIEELGDIIWYLASIATIEDIPLSQILTHNLKKTQDRWEDLTDKAQLELEGEFFDDNYDEDEQLPREFVAEFREGTDKHNKKCVNIFVNGETFGNTIRDNHYEGDYYRYHDLFHFSYVTVLGWSPTSRGLMHKKRRSDEKVNEIEDGGRAVVIDEAISALVFEHARNHNFYEGVTTIDEQLLQTIRLLTRHLEVSKATPKQWEQAILTGFEVWRKMRVEKTGRVICNLHEKTMLFEPLDNEEHS; this is translated from the coding sequence ATGGAAGTCGATGAGTACCAGGCGCTTGCCGCTGAAACTATGCAGTTTGATAAAAAGGAAAGCACTGCGCTTTCAATTGTTATGCTCGGCTTGAATGGAGAGGTTGGAGGCCTATCTACAGAGTATAAGAAAAAACTGCGTGACGGTGATAATTACGAGATATTTAAGGAGAAACTTATTGAAGAACTCGGTGATATCATCTGGTACTTAGCTTCGATTGCCACAATTGAAGACATTCCACTCTCACAAATTTTGACACATAACCTCAAGAAAACTCAAGACAGGTGGGAAGACTTGACCGACAAGGCTCAGTTAGAGTTGGAGGGTGAGTTTTTCGATGATAACTATGATGAAGATGAACAACTCCCACGGGAATTTGTTGCGGAATTTCGGGAGGGAACTGATAAGCACAATAAAAAATGTGTCAATATTTTCGTCAATGGGGAAACGTTCGGTAATACTATCCGTGACAATCATTATGAGGGCGATTACTACAGATATCATGATCTCTTTCACTTCTCGTATGTGACGGTATTGGGTTGGTCACCAACATCTAGAGGATTAATGCACAAAAAGCGTAGAAGCGATGAAAAAGTAAATGAGATTGAAGATGGTGGGAGAGCAGTAGTTATAGACGAGGCAATCTCTGCACTGGTCTTCGAGCATGCAAGAAACCATAATTTTTATGAAGGCGTCACTACAATAGATGAACAGCTACTCCAAACGATAAGGCTGTTAACTCGACATCTTGAGGTGAGCAAGGCAACTCCCAAACAGTGGGAGCAAGCCATACTGACAGGGTTTGAAGTGTGGCGGAAAATGCGTGTAGAAAAAACAGGACGAGTAATTTGCAATCTTCACGAAAAAACTATGCTGTTCGAGCCTCTAGATAATGAAGAGCATTCCTGA
- a CDS encoding nucleotide kinase domain-containing protein gives MPKKTNIIIKLDPAKPTKAYDTYWKFAYERQNVFYNRLNNYEPYTLDSILKEYKFTNVYRACDRVSQFLIKEVIYKHKGDLSHDDLLLRIFLFKLFNKIETWQLLENKFGEITTTSFKVSAFKKFLDGEMNRGRTLYSNAYMMASGCKEFDVTRKHHAHLMLLDMMLKDNLADKIASCKKMREAYSILLEYPLIGRFLAYQYVTDLNYSTLTDFEETEFTIPGPGARDGIKKCFSKLGGLSETEIIKMMSDRQELEFERLGLDFKRIGDRPLQYIDIQNIFCEVDKYCRVAHPDLLGFSGRTRIKQRFKPNDDPIKYFFPPKWKVKLGR, from the coding sequence ATGCCAAAAAAGACTAACATAATTATAAAACTTGATCCGGCCAAACCCACTAAAGCTTACGATACCTACTGGAAATTTGCGTATGAGAGGCAAAATGTATTTTATAATCGATTGAATAACTATGAGCCATATACTCTTGATTCGATCTTAAAAGAATACAAATTCACAAATGTCTATCGAGCGTGTGATAGAGTGAGCCAGTTCCTTATAAAAGAAGTTATATACAAGCACAAGGGCGATCTGTCTCATGATGATTTATTGTTGAGAATCTTTCTTTTTAAGCTTTTCAATAAAATTGAAACATGGCAATTGCTTGAAAATAAATTTGGGGAAATCACAACTACCAGCTTCAAAGTTAGCGCTTTCAAGAAGTTTCTTGATGGCGAAATGAATCGAGGTCGGACACTTTACTCAAACGCATATATGATGGCGTCTGGTTGCAAGGAGTTTGATGTCACAAGAAAGCACCACGCGCACTTAATGCTTTTAGATATGATGCTGAAAGACAATCTTGCCGATAAAATAGCCTCATGTAAAAAAATGAGAGAGGCTTATTCGATACTCCTAGAATACCCCCTTATTGGAAGGTTTCTCGCATACCAATACGTGACTGATTTAAATTACAGCACTCTGACTGACTTTGAAGAAACTGAGTTTACCATTCCCGGCCCTGGTGCGAGGGACGGGATAAAAAAATGTTTTTCAAAGCTAGGCGGATTATCCGAAACTGAAATAATTAAAATGATGTCAGATCGACAGGAGCTAGAGTTTGAAAGGCTTGGTTTAGATTTTAAAAGAATTGGCGACAGGCCGCTTCAGTATATTGATATACAGAATATTTTTTGCGAAGTAGATAAGTATTGTCGTGTAGCACACCCTGACCTTTTAGGATTTTCAGGTCGAACACGAATAAAGCAACGCTTTAAACCAAACGATGATCCAATTAAGTATTTCTTTCCACCGAAGTGGAAAGTTAAATTAGGAAGGTAA
- a CDS encoding ImmA/IrrE family metallo-endopeptidase, whose translation MEKIRAIQISSKALKVRKTFLGAAAHQPICPYALCEAMGFELKFVRIPSFEGMYVANQNLVLISAERPEGRKRFTCAHEIGHHVLGHGTAIDEMLEDGSDKQEEQEADFFASMLLMPSSAVNLTLKRYGVEAENITPKDAYILSKYFGVSYRGFIGHITYNLRIITYKHYQSLKNAKLPDIRYEIIGQKTKNQIFFVDQWWDDKAIELEVGDFIVSKKSLAVDGPNIIELALSDTFNIYTAVAPGITRLFNDNWSCFAKVSRLKFHGFYQYKYDEDEE comes from the coding sequence ATGGAAAAAATTAGGGCGATACAAATCTCTTCCAAAGCGCTTAAGGTTCGTAAGACGTTTCTTGGAGCCGCCGCCCATCAGCCAATTTGCCCTTATGCACTCTGTGAAGCAATGGGGTTTGAACTTAAGTTCGTAAGGATTCCGTCTTTTGAAGGGATGTATGTTGCAAACCAAAACCTTGTCCTCATATCAGCAGAAAGACCTGAAGGCAGAAAACGTTTTACTTGTGCCCACGAAATTGGACACCATGTTTTAGGACATGGGACAGCTATTGATGAAATGCTGGAAGATGGCTCAGATAAACAAGAGGAGCAGGAAGCTGATTTCTTTGCCAGTATGCTTCTTATGCCCTCATCCGCAGTAAATCTGACATTAAAAAGATACGGGGTCGAGGCAGAAAATATTACACCAAAAGACGCCTATATACTCTCCAAATATTTTGGTGTTTCGTATCGAGGCTTTATTGGCCACATAACTTATAACCTTCGTATCATTACGTATAAACACTATCAATCACTTAAAAACGCAAAGCTGCCGGATATTCGATACGAAATAATCGGACAAAAAACAAAAAATCAGATATTTTTCGTAGATCAATGGTGGGACGATAAAGCGATAGAACTAGAAGTCGGTGACTTTATAGTATCCAAAAAATCGCTTGCAGTAGATGGTCCTAATATAATTGAGCTTGCATTAAGTGATACCTTCAACATATACACTGCCGTAGCACCTGGCATTACACGCCTATTCAATGACAACTGGAGTTGTTTTGCAAAGGTTAGCCGTCTTAAATTTCATGGGTTTTATCAATACAAGTATGACGAGGATGAAGAATGA